A stretch of the Vigna radiata var. radiata cultivar VC1973A chromosome 7, Vradiata_ver6, whole genome shotgun sequence genome encodes the following:
- the LOC106767785 gene encoding BAG family molecular chaperone regulator 2, producing the protein MMKLRSKRFSRSSSKLGNNGSKGEKDAKNNGEIKWELRPGGMLVQKRESNNNQSSGEGLIAVRVSTVSQWHHISIDSTSTFGELKLILSLVTNLDPGEQRLLFKGKEREDSEFLHMVGVRDKDKVLMLEDPATKEMKLLGMARGQPINNTCCTIAV; encoded by the exons ATGATGAAGTTGAGGTCAAAGAGGTTTTCAAGAAGCAGCTCCAAGCTTGGCAACAATGGGAGCAAAGGAGAAAAGGATGCCAAAAACAATGGTGAAATCAAGTGGGAACTTAGGCCTGGTGGCATGCTTGTTCAGAAGAGGGAGAGTAATAATAACCAAAGTTCTGGAGAGGGACTCATTGCTGTTAGAGTCTCCACTGTCTCACAATGGCATCACATTTCCATTGATTCCACTTCAACTTTTG GGGAACTAAAACTGATTTTGTCACTGGTGACAAATTTGGATCCTGGAGAGCAGAGGCTTCTGTTCAAGGGCAAAGAGAGGGAGGACAGTGAATTCCTTCACATGGTTGGGGTGAGAGACAAGGACAAAGTCCTAATGCTTGAGGATCCTGCAACAAAGGAGATGAAGCTTCTTGGCATGGCAAGAGGCCAACCCATTAACAATACTTGCTGTACCATCGCTGTATGA